The following nucleotide sequence is from Planctomycetia bacterium.
CGCGACATGGTCCGGTCCGGCATCGACTTCGTCCGCGCCGGCGACATGTTCCAGGTCAACCTCGCCCAGCACTTTTCCCTCGCGGTCGACGTCGATCCGGTCACCCTGCACCTGGCCGCGCGGCGCACCAATCCTGCCCCGTTCGCCGCCTGCTTCGACCTCGGCGACGCGGCGATCGTGAGCATGTCGCCGGAGCGGTTCCTGCAGGTGTCGCGCGGCGTGGTGCGGATGCACCCGATCAAGGGCACGCGCCGGATCGTGTCGCTCCCCGAGGCCGACCTGTTCGCGGGGGACGACCTCGAGGCGAGCGGCAAGGACCGGGCCGAGAACGTCATGATCGTCGATCTGATCCGCAACGACCTGGCCCGCGTCTGCACCGCGGAAAGCGTCCGCGTCGAGGCCCTCTGCCGGCTGGAGCGCTACCGCTACGTGCAGCACCTCGTGTCGATCGTGGCCGGCCGGCTCGCCCCGGGCTGCGGCCCGCTGGATGCGATCGAGGCGGCGATCCCCGGCGGCAGCGTGACCGGGGCCCCGAAGCACCGCGCCTGCGAGATCATCGACGCGCTCGAGCCCGTCGCCCGCGGCGTCTACTGCGGCTCGCTGGGCTACATCGGCTTCGACGGCACGGCCGACTTCAACCTCCTGATCCGCACGTTCGTGGTCGGGCCGGGGACGATCAGTTTCGCGGCCGGGGGCGGGATCACGGCGGCGAGCGATCCGGCCGCGGAACATGCCGAGTCGCTCCACAAGGCGGAGGGCCTGCTGCGCGTGCTCGACGCCGTCGGCCTCGGCGGCCACGCCGCGCCGCTGCCGGCCGCCACGGCCGACGGCCT
It contains:
- a CDS encoding aminodeoxychorismate synthase, component I, whose protein sequence is MTSPASAHPWITRRFFTASGCLVAETAADVTPDVVFQRLAALPHLLFLDSAQPDAATPASAAAVAPGATGRPAAPRLDRWSFVAADPIHSLRIDAAAAPAEDATRLSGAFATLRGLLADFACPTIPGLPPFQGGVAGFISYECGLVRLGIPAPAGSQVPRLSLHAYDVVFAYDHDLRRGWFISQGVPARGPVARRGRAAERLAVMLAAADARGDFPPPPRGAASTTPAVLPAAFAHPLPSRPGVFATHTPASYRDMVRSGIDFVRAGDMFQVNLAQHFSLAVDVDPVTLHLAARRTNPAPFAACFDLGDAAIVSMSPERFLQVSRGVVRMHPIKGTRRIVSLPEADLFAGDDLEASGKDRAENVMIVDLIRNDLARVCTAESVRVEALCRLERYRYVQHLVSIVAGRLAPGCGPLDAIEAAIPGGSVTGAPKHRACEIIDALEPVARGVYCGSLGYIGFDGTADFNLLIRTFVVGPGTISFAAGGGITAASDPAAEHAESLHKAEGLLRVLDAVGLGGHAAPLPAATADGLPDAPSPPREATS